One Micavibrio aeruginosavorus ARL-13 genomic window carries:
- a CDS encoding DUF2336 domain-containing protein, translating into MDSRLFEKSPKVAPLLVRLYDSHKLYELATDDTPLARAELTSAVAELLEAELAPREKELISDVLISLMRQAEKDLREALSERLSVIDTVPLRVALHLANDDISVAAPVLKKSNVLSDMDLLYIIKAKTSAYWQAIAGRRGMSEQLINVLADTRDFPTAGVLVRNNAIQLPVHAMSVIGEMVPDHEDLAKPLLMRQELPEDIARRLYSVVGAELKHYIRDYFGAFAGPAADAVDDVMLEFGEAIASATRPVDMPAFMPGASMIAAAKAYKEKGRLSVNTMMDTLQRGQYASFIAMFAEYSGMDVRTIHDMISESGGHRLAVACKALGVQKTDMTRFYMLTQRVRSADRIIDQSELLSAIRAYDKVTVTSAQGMMGMSR; encoded by the coding sequence ATGGATTCGCGTTTATTCGAAAAATCGCCAAAAGTGGCACCGCTTCTGGTGCGCCTGTATGACAGCCATAAGCTTTATGAGCTGGCCACGGATGATACGCCGCTGGCGCGGGCCGAGCTGACCAGCGCGGTCGCCGAACTGCTGGAGGCCGAACTGGCCCCGCGGGAAAAAGAACTGATTTCCGATGTATTGATCAGCCTGATGCGTCAGGCGGAGAAAGATTTGCGCGAAGCGTTGTCCGAACGTCTGTCGGTCATCGACACTGTCCCATTGCGCGTTGCGTTGCATTTGGCAAATGATGACATTTCCGTCGCCGCGCCGGTGCTGAAAAAAAGCAACGTCCTGAGCGATATGGATTTGCTGTACATCATTAAAGCAAAAACGTCCGCCTACTGGCAGGCGATTGCCGGTCGCCGGGGGATGAGCGAGCAATTGATCAACGTGCTGGCGGATACACGCGATTTTCCGACGGCGGGTGTGTTGGTTCGTAACAACGCCATTCAATTACCGGTTCATGCGATGAGCGTGATTGGCGAAATGGTTCCGGATCACGAAGATCTGGCCAAACCGCTTCTGATGCGCCAGGAATTGCCTGAAGACATCGCGCGCCGTTTGTACAGCGTGGTCGGGGCCGAACTAAAACATTACATCCGCGATTATTTCGGGGCCTTTGCTGGTCCCGCTGCGGATGCGGTCGATGATGTGATGCTGGAATTTGGCGAGGCAATCGCCTCTGCTACACGTCCGGTGGATATGCCCGCCTTTATGCCGGGGGCCAGCATGATTGCGGCGGCCAAGGCGTACAAGGAAAAAGGCCGTTTGAGCGTGAACACGATGATGGACACGTTACAACGCGGTCAATACGCATCCTTTATCGCCATGTTCGCCGAATATTCGGGCATGGATGTGCGCACCATTCACGATATGATCTCGGAATCAGGCGGCCATCGTCTGGCCGTTGCGTGCAAGGCGTTGGGTGTGCAGAAAACCGATATGACGCGGTTCTATATGCTGACCCAGCGTGTGCGCAGTGCAGACCGCATTATTGATCAAAGCGAATTGCTCTCCGCCATTCGCGCCTATGACAAGGTGACGGTCACATCGGCGCAGGGCATGATGGGCATGAGCCGCTAA
- a CDS encoding tryptophan 2,3-dioxygenase family protein, with protein sequence MTQDKTKNWDQYGEYLALDTLLDIQKPWSADKATGAFAHDEMLFIIFHQTYELWFKQILFELDDVQMRLGRPVVDDCDMQPIVKHLHRVVEILRLLVRQLDILETMTPQDFTDFRDHLKTASGFQSLQFRLIETRLGLRREDRLLFNHCQYDAGYCPASQTAINTAEHETTLFDQIDKWLARTPFVDRDDYKFWDSYRAAVHTMLDGREAMARHAVDGDILDRELAAIARNRTKFDSIFNKDADTSSSPSSSWRLSWRALQAALFITVYKTEPALQGPASLLGHIMDIDAAMSQWRYRHALMVQRMVGMNVGTGGSAGYGYLMQTLEKHRIFTDLFALSTYLIPSHARPPLPQTISNQMGYRYGTTG encoded by the coding sequence ATGACACAGGACAAGACAAAAAACTGGGACCAGTACGGGGAATACCTCGCCCTCGATACGCTGCTCGACATTCAAAAACCGTGGAGCGCCGATAAGGCCACGGGCGCGTTCGCGCATGATGAAATGTTGTTCATCATCTTCCACCAGACCTATGAGCTCTGGTTCAAGCAAATCCTGTTTGAATTGGATGATGTACAAATGCGGCTGGGCCGCCCGGTGGTGGATGATTGCGATATGCAGCCGATCGTCAAACACCTGCACCGCGTTGTTGAAATCCTGCGCCTGCTGGTGCGGCAACTCGATATTCTTGAAACCATGACGCCGCAGGACTTCACGGATTTCCGCGACCATCTGAAAACCGCATCGGGGTTCCAGAGTTTGCAATTCCGCCTGATTGAAACGCGCCTTGGCCTGCGTCGTGAGGATCGGTTGCTGTTCAACCATTGCCAATATGATGCGGGATATTGCCCGGCATCGCAAACCGCCATCAATACGGCGGAACATGAAACCACTCTGTTCGACCAGATCGACAAATGGCTGGCCCGCACACCGTTTGTGGACCGGGATGATTATAAATTCTGGGATTCATACCGCGCTGCCGTGCACACCATGCTGGACGGGCGCGAAGCCATGGCCCGCCATGCGGTGGATGGTGATATTCTGGACCGCGAACTGGCCGCCATTGCCCGCAACCGCACGAAATTCGACAGCATCTTTAACAAGGATGCGGATACGTCATCCTCCCCATCTTCTTCGTGGCGCCTGTCGTGGCGCGCGTTACAGGCCGCATTGTTCATCACCGTTTATAAAACCGAACCCGCGTTGCAAGGCCCCGCCAGCCTGCTGGGCCACATCATGGATATTGATGCCGCCATGTCGCAATGGCGGTACCGCCATGCTTTGATGGTTCAGCGCATGGTCGGCATGAATGTCGGCACTGGCGGGTCCGCCGGATATGGATACCTCATGCAGACATTGGAAAAGCACCGGATTTTCACCGATCTTTTCGCCCTCTCCACCTACCTGATCCCCAGCCACGCGCGCCCGCCGTTGCCCCAAACGATCAGCAACCAGATGGGATACCGCTATGGCACCACGGGATAA
- a CDS encoding aminotransferase class V-fold PLP-dependent enzyme, producing MMSDFRKLFGTALAMNANKLHFAAHSHHLWPDCTRTAQTRYWGLSASMADNKWDVIFNTVIPTAQGHVARILNLPVPNTIAFAPNTHEFINRLISALPDHPHIITTDSEFHSLTRQLKRLEEDGSITVMRVPSEPFHSFTDRMIDAVKSTPAAMVFFSHVFFNSAYAVPDLKKIVDVVPNKDTLVVIDGYHGFMALPTDLSKISGRAFYLAGGYKYAMAGEGCCFMHCPPGYAMRPRNTGWFADMGSLEARQGDDVPYSTDGFRFWGATFDPSGLYRLNAVMEMLNDLNIGVADIHAHVMALQDQFLEGLKKRPGTLVSPVDTPIRGHFLTFETDRAADLAQKLQDLGVVTDHRGTRLRFGFGLYHVAEDVEALTQILSGL from the coding sequence ATGATGTCCGATTTTCGCAAATTGTTTGGCACCGCGTTGGCCATGAATGCCAACAAGCTGCATTTCGCGGCCCACAGCCACCATCTCTGGCCCGATTGCACGCGCACGGCGCAAACGCGCTATTGGGGTTTATCGGCATCCATGGCCGATAATAAATGGGATGTGATTTTCAACACGGTTATTCCAACGGCGCAGGGCCATGTGGCCCGCATCCTGAACTTGCCCGTCCCAAACACGATTGCCTTTGCGCCCAACACGCATGAATTTATCAATCGGTTGATCTCCGCCCTGCCCGATCACCCACACATCATCACAACGGACAGCGAATTTCACAGCCTGACCCGGCAATTGAAACGACTGGAAGAAGATGGATCCATCACGGTCATGCGCGTTCCATCCGAACCGTTCCACTCCTTCACCGATCGCATGATCGACGCGGTGAAATCAACGCCCGCCGCCATGGTGTTTTTCAGCCATGTTTTTTTCAATTCGGCGTATGCCGTGCCCGACCTGAAAAAAATCGTGGACGTCGTACCGAACAAAGACACGCTGGTGGTAATTGATGGATATCACGGCTTTATGGCCCTGCCCACCGACCTGTCCAAAATTTCGGGCCGCGCGTTCTATCTGGCAGGCGGGTACAAATACGCCATGGCCGGCGAAGGATGCTGTTTCATGCATTGCCCGCCGGGCTATGCCATGCGTCCGCGCAATACCGGATGGTTTGCGGATATGGGATCGCTGGAAGCGCGCCAGGGTGATGATGTGCCCTACTCTACCGACGGGTTCCGGTTCTGGGGCGCGACGTTTGATCCGTCGGGCCTGTACCGCCTGAACGCCGTAATGGAAATGCTGAATGACCTGAATATCGGCGTCGCCGATATTCATGCCCATGTGATGGCATTACAGGATCAATTTTTAGAAGGCTTGAAAAAACGCCCCGGCACATTGGTTTCGCCGGTTGATACACCGATCCGTGGTCATTTCCTGACCTTTGAAACGGACCGTGCTGCCGATCTGGCGCAAAAACTGCAAGACCTCGGCGTTGTCACCGATCATCGCGGCACGCGTCTGCGGTTTGGATTTGGGTTGTATCATGTGGCAGAAGATGTTGAAGCACTGACGCAAATACTATCGGGATTATAA
- a CDS encoding AMP nucleosidase — protein sequence MSKGPRSFKPRKFNDAQSAFAAICEIYDANVTWLRESFFAFADGHMPKHRISACYPYIRVTTETATRADTRLSYGFVPRPGSYSTTITRPDIFDHYLMEQLRLLFLNHHEPIEIGVSDTPIPIHFALGEDFHLERDLSAEQINAMSNLFDQPNLDLMDDEVANGTHETKPGHDAPLALFNAPRIDLSIMRLRHYTGTNARHFQNYVIYTNYQFYIDQFVRICRDIMAPTDNPELRAERLEYSSFVEPGNRITTNKNMADPGESDDPGLPLTRMPQMPAYHLKRKDGSGITMINIGVGPSNAKTITDHVAVLRPHAWLMLGHCAGLRNSQSLGDYVLAHGYLREDNVLYRDLHPSIPIPALSEIQISLERAVEHVTGLQGYDLKKIMRTGTVATVDDRNWELRPTLRQNLRLSQSRAIALDMESGTIAANGFRFRVPYGTLLCVSDRPLHGQLKLPGMADKFYRDRVDQHLQIGLLAMAMLREYGPERLHSRKLRSFNEVAFQ from the coding sequence ATGTCAAAAGGTCCTCGTTCTTTTAAGCCCCGCAAATTCAATGATGCACAAAGCGCGTTTGCCGCGATTTGTGAGATTTATGACGCCAACGTCACATGGTTGCGGGAAAGTTTCTTCGCCTTTGCGGATGGCCATATGCCGAAGCACCGCATTTCGGCCTGTTACCCGTATATCCGGGTGACGACGGAAACGGCGACGCGGGCGGATACGCGCCTGTCCTATGGTTTCGTGCCACGTCCGGGCAGTTACTCTACCACCATCACGCGTCCGGATATTTTCGATCATTATCTGATGGAACAATTACGCCTGTTGTTCCTGAACCATCATGAGCCGATTGAAATCGGTGTCAGTGATACGCCCATTCCGATTCACTTTGCCCTGGGCGAAGATTTCCACCTGGAACGCGATCTGTCGGCGGAACAGATCAATGCGATGTCCAATCTGTTCGATCAACCCAATCTGGATTTGATGGATGATGAGGTTGCCAACGGCACCCACGAAACAAAACCGGGGCATGACGCGCCGTTGGCGTTGTTCAACGCGCCGCGCATTGACCTTAGCATTATGCGTCTGCGCCACTACACCGGCACGAATGCGCGTCACTTCCAAAACTATGTGATTTACACCAACTATCAATTCTACATTGATCAGTTCGTGCGTATTTGCCGTGACATCATGGCGCCGACCGATAATCCGGAATTGCGCGCCGAACGGCTGGAATATTCGTCTTTTGTTGAACCGGGCAACCGCATCACAACCAACAAAAATATGGCCGATCCGGGCGAGAGTGATGATCCGGGCCTGCCGCTCACGCGCATGCCGCAAATGCCGGCCTATCACCTGAAACGCAAAGACGGTTCGGGCATTACCATGATCAACATTGGTGTTGGTCCGTCCAACGCCAAAACCATCACCGACCATGTGGCCGTTTTGCGTCCGCATGCATGGTTGATGCTGGGGCATTGTGCGGGCCTGCGCAACTCACAATCGCTAGGCGATTATGTTCTGGCGCACGGTTACTTGCGCGAGGACAATGTTCTGTATCGCGACCTGCACCCCTCCATCCCAATTCCGGCCCTGTCGGAAATTCAGATTTCGCTGGAACGCGCCGTGGAACATGTCACGGGGTTGCAGGGCTATGATCTGAAGAAAATCATGCGCACGGGCACTGTGGCGACGGTCGATGACCGGAACTGGGAATTGCGCCCGACGCTGCGCCAGAATTTACGCCTGAGCCAGAGCCGCGCGATTGCGCTGGACATGGAATCCGGCACCATTGCCGCCAACGGCTTCCGCTTCCGCGTACCGTACGGCACGTTGCTGTGCGTATCGGACCGTCCGTTGCACGGGCAATTAAAACTGCCGGGCATGGCCGACAAATTCTACCGTGACCGCGTGGACCAACATTTGCAAATTGGCCTTCTGGCCATGGCGATGTTGCGTGAATACGGGCCGGAGCGTTTGCACAGCCGGAAACTGCGCTCGTTCAACGAAGTGGCGTTCCAGTAA
- the ftsY gene encoding signal recognition particle-docking protein FtsY — protein MIFWRKKKDEIPTNDAAPSQAEVTASPAAAELQPQIQAQPEPVAEPVVAEEQSSGNWMSRLVGGLGKSTSKITQGLSDLVTKRKLDQDMIDQLEEVLITADLGPKTASRIVTEFAEGRFGKDMDGDEIRAALADVIARILDPVNKPIDFTRRDTGPFTVLVCGVNGVGKTTTIGKMAYNLHKREGKRVMLAAGDTFRAAATEQLKIWAERAGGGIVARDIGADSAAVAYEAYAAAKAEGADVLFIDTAGRLHNKKNLMDELQKIIRVLRKHDENLPHAVILVLDATTGQNAHAQVETFRDMVDVSALVVTKLDGSAKGGVVVGLADRFGLPIIAVGVGEQAEDLQPFHPDAYARSLVGVGI, from the coding sequence ATGATTTTCTGGCGGAAGAAGAAAGACGAAATCCCGACAAACGATGCGGCCCCATCGCAGGCCGAGGTTACAGCCTCTCCTGCGGCGGCTGAATTGCAACCGCAGATTCAGGCGCAGCCAGAACCGGTGGCCGAACCCGTCGTTGCTGAAGAACAGTCGTCCGGTAATTGGATGAGCCGTTTGGTTGGTGGCTTGGGTAAATCCACCAGCAAGATTACACAAGGGTTGAGCGATCTGGTGACCAAGCGCAAGCTGGACCAGGATATGATCGACCAGTTGGAAGAAGTGTTGATCACCGCCGATCTGGGCCCCAAAACTGCATCGCGCATTGTGACCGAATTTGCCGAAGGCCGCTTTGGCAAGGATATGGACGGCGATGAAATCCGTGCGGCTTTGGCCGATGTGATTGCGCGCATTCTGGATCCCGTCAATAAACCGATTGATTTTACCCGTCGTGATACGGGACCGTTTACGGTTCTGGTCTGCGGTGTGAACGGCGTTGGTAAAACCACGACCATCGGCAAAATGGCCTATAACCTGCATAAACGCGAAGGTAAACGCGTGATGCTGGCCGCGGGGGATACGTTCCGCGCGGCGGCGACCGAGCAATTGAAAATCTGGGCCGAGCGTGCAGGCGGCGGGATTGTCGCGCGCGATATTGGCGCGGATTCTGCGGCTGTGGCGTATGAGGCGTATGCAGCGGCAAAGGCGGAAGGCGCAGATGTTCTGTTCATCGATACCGCAGGGCGTTTGCACAACAAGAAAAACCTGATGGATGAATTGCAGAAGATTATTCGCGTGCTGCGCAAGCATGACGAAAATTTGCCGCATGCCGTTATTTTGGTTCTGGATGCGACGACGGGTCAGAACGCACATGCGCAGGTGGAAACATTCCGTGACATGGTGGATGTCAGCGCGCTGGTCGTGACGAAGCTGGATGGGTCGGCCAAGGGCGGCGTTGTTGTGGGTCTGGCGGACCGGTTCGGCCTGCCCATCATCGCCGTTGGTGTGGGCGAGCAGGCGGAGGATTTGCAACCCTTCCACCCGGATGCCTATGCGCGGTCACTGGTTGGGGTTGGGATTTAG
- a CDS encoding histidine phosphatase family protein, whose amino-acid sequence MKLDRAFSAPFYMARHGESKANRFNRVAGCEWDVPLTDKGCEQAYELAQTILTMDNKPTVIFSSPLQRAFKTASIVASEIGADVHMIYDLREQGLGSWNKQKYYVLREQFERGDEPQDGETQQAYMRRVLMALGQMQDEASALAVQSPPLVVAHGGLFYALAQITKTFNGMKEIGNCSLYRFGPCQIGDKRLFQVQQVLVEQGDAVLRRAPFSPR is encoded by the coding sequence ATGAAACTGGATCGTGCGTTTTCCGCGCCGTTTTACATGGCCCGCCATGGCGAAAGCAAAGCCAACCGTTTTAACCGCGTCGCCGGTTGCGAATGGGACGTGCCGCTGACCGACAAGGGGTGCGAGCAGGCGTATGAGTTGGCGCAAACCATTTTAACGATGGATAACAAGCCGACCGTTATTTTCTCAAGCCCGCTGCAGCGCGCATTTAAAACCGCCAGCATTGTTGCCTCGGAAATCGGGGCCGATGTTCATATGATCTATGATCTGCGCGAGCAGGGGCTGGGGTCGTGGAACAAACAGAAATATTACGTCCTGCGCGAACAGTTTGAACGTGGGGACGAGCCGCAGGACGGCGAAACGCAACAGGCTTATATGCGCCGCGTTCTGATGGCTTTGGGGCAAATGCAGGATGAGGCCAGTGCCCTGGCTGTGCAATCTCCGCCGTTGGTGGTGGCCCATGGCGGGTTGTTCTATGCCCTGGCGCAGATCACAAAGACATTCAATGGCATGAAAGAAATCGGCAATTGCAGCCTGTATCGGTTTGGCCCGTGCCAAATTGGGGACAAGCGCCTGTTCCAAGTGCAACAAGTTCTTGTCGAACAAGGGGATGCCGTTCTGCGCCGTGCGCCGTTCAGCCCCCGATAG
- the mtaB gene encoding tRNA (N(6)-L-threonylcarbamoyladenosine(37)-C(2))-methylthiotransferase MtaB, which produces MHGKKDPEIVTFGCRLNTYESEVMRTHAKNAGIEDAIIFNTCAVTKEAERQARQAIRRARRDNPNARIIVTGCAAQIDPTSFGGMPEVDQVIGNDLKLKAETWGAPPAEKVVVNDIMAVRETASHLVDGFEGQTRAFLQVQNGCDHRCTFCIIPYGRGNSRSVPIGEIVEQTRHLVKAGFREIVLTGVDVTSYGPDLPGSPTLGQMIRRVLALVPDLPRLRLSSLDPVEIDDDLWRLIAEEPRLMPHLHVSLQAGDDMVLKRMKRRHLRQDAIDMCKRARDLRPDMVFGADIIAGFPTETDEMFANTLRIVDECDLTFLHVFPYSERPGTPAARMPQVEKQVRKDRAAQLREAGERQMQKFLQHQVGMVRTVLMEKDNMGRTEQFAEVKLAEGSFDAGTLVTVKIEGVDGQHLIGRVA; this is translated from the coding sequence ATGCACGGTAAAAAAGACCCGGAAATCGTCACTTTTGGCTGTCGCCTCAATACTTACGAGAGCGAGGTGATGCGCACCCATGCCAAAAACGCCGGGATTGAAGATGCAATTATCTTTAATACGTGCGCTGTAACCAAGGAAGCCGAGCGCCAAGCGCGTCAGGCCATTCGCCGCGCTCGCCGTGATAACCCGAATGCCCGTATTATTGTCACCGGCTGCGCCGCGCAGATTGATCCGACCAGCTTTGGCGGCATGCCCGAGGTGGATCAGGTCATTGGTAATGACCTGAAACTGAAAGCCGAAACATGGGGCGCGCCGCCGGCGGAGAAGGTTGTGGTCAACGACATCATGGCCGTGCGCGAAACCGCCAGCCATCTGGTCGATGGGTTCGAGGGACAGACACGCGCGTTTCTGCAGGTTCAAAATGGCTGTGACCACCGCTGCACGTTCTGCATTATTCCTTATGGCCGCGGCAATTCCCGGTCCGTGCCCATTGGCGAAATCGTTGAACAGACCCGCCATTTGGTCAAAGCAGGGTTTCGCGAAATCGTTTTGACCGGGGTGGATGTAACATCCTATGGTCCCGACCTTCCGGGCTCACCCACGCTGGGGCAAATGATCCGCCGCGTTCTGGCCTTGGTGCCGGATTTGCCGCGTTTGCGCCTGTCGTCGCTGGACCCGGTGGAAATTGACGATGATTTATGGCGGCTGATTGCCGAAGAACCGCGTTTAATGCCGCATCTGCATGTCAGTTTGCAGGCGGGCGACGACATGGTTTTGAAACGCATGAAACGCCGCCATTTGCGTCAGGACGCCATTGATATGTGCAAACGCGCGCGCGATCTGCGCCCCGATATGGTGTTTGGTGCGGATATTATCGCCGGTTTCCCGACGGAAACGGATGAGATGTTCGCGAACACGCTGCGCATTGTTGATGAATGCGATTTGACGTTCCTGCACGTGTTCCCGTATTCGGAACGTCCGGGAACTCCGGCGGCCCGTATGCCGCAGGTGGAAAAGCAAGTGCGTAAAGACCGTGCCGCGCAATTGCGCGAAGCGGGCGAGCGCCAGATGCAGAAATTTTTACAACATCAGGTGGGCATGGTGCGCACTGTCCTGATGGAAAAAGATAATATGGGCCGCACCGAACAATTCGCCGAGGTCAAACTGGCGGAGGGTTCATTTGATGCAGGGACACTGGTCACCGTAAAAATCGAAGGCGTTGACGGGCAACATTTAATTGGCCGCGTTGCTTAA
- the dapF gene encoding diaminopimelate epimerase, which yields MALKFRKMHGLGNDFVVLDVRDGKMNVGPDLARALADRRRGVGCDQVMVMEPPKTPGTDIFMRIYNPDGSEAGACGNGTRCVAKVLMEESGKAACVIETVSGILPANKADGGLVTVDMGAPRTAWNEIPLSEERDTLHLGIGDGDTLSDPVAINMGNPHCVFFVNNVEELSIEHLGPSVERHAMFPQRTNVEFAQVISPTKIRMRVWERGTGVTQACGSGACATAAAALRRGLIGRDVEVVLDGGSLFFHIREDDGHILMTGAATDVFAGEMAA from the coding sequence ATGGCTTTAAAATTCCGCAAAATGCACGGTCTGGGTAATGATTTTGTCGTTCTGGATGTCCGGGATGGCAAGATGAATGTTGGGCCGGATCTGGCGCGGGCGTTGGCCGATCGTCGCCGGGGTGTTGGGTGCGATCAGGTGATGGTGATGGAACCGCCGAAAACCCCGGGCACCGATATCTTCATGCGCATCTATAACCCGGACGGGTCCGAGGCTGGGGCGTGTGGCAATGGCACGCGGTGCGTGGCCAAGGTGTTGATGGAAGAAAGCGGGAAGGCGGCCTGCGTCATTGAAACCGTGTCCGGTATCCTGCCTGCGAACAAGGCGGATGGTGGATTGGTCACTGTGGATATGGGCGCACCGCGCACAGCGTGGAATGAAATTCCGTTGTCGGAAGAGCGCGACACGCTGCATCTGGGGATTGGGGATGGCGATACGCTGTCCGATCCGGTGGCGATTAACATGGGCAATCCGCACTGTGTGTTCTTTGTGAACAATGTTGAAGAACTGAGCATTGAACATCTGGGGCCGTCGGTTGAGCGTCATGCGATGTTCCCGCAACGGACCAACGTTGAATTTGCGCAGGTGATTTCCCCCACAAAAATTCGCATGCGTGTATGGGAACGCGGCACGGGCGTGACGCAGGCGTGCGGGTCTGGCGCGTGTGCCACTGCGGCGGCGGCTCTGCGCCGTGGCCTGATCGGACGCGATGTTGAGGTCGTTCTGGATGGCGGATCGCTGTTCTTCCACATCCGTGAAGATGATGGCCATATCCTGATGACCGGGGCCGCGACGGATGTGTTTGCGGGTGAAATGGCCGCCTAA
- a CDS encoding peptidoglycan-binding protein: MKISLLKPFASNGKADEFDVRQMKKALNRLGYYHPYDATGITGTADRAVFDALRSFQSDHGLPATGAAKPDDETLTALNAAIENAPDGAYIWRTAGDDRVRDGHAALNGTKRKWSDDPDPGQDFGCRCWADDVEEGSWNEEYPDAILPTLGPFDLLLGGVFVKGGVQLSATTLHFLRQTLKREIRVNAPQGKNLARFIGKIPSNSKGSVKITKLPGGNVKFTAVSQGRVPGSKAVYEKVVDPSGKTIQYTKTTYVNGNKILHIKDKLGKGKFHE; the protein is encoded by the coding sequence ATGAAAATCAGTCTGTTAAAGCCCTTTGCCAGCAACGGCAAAGCGGATGAATTTGACGTGCGCCAGATGAAGAAGGCGCTCAACCGCCTCGGCTATTACCACCCCTATGACGCCACTGGCATCACCGGCACGGCGGACCGGGCGGTGTTTGACGCTCTGCGATCCTTCCAATCCGACCATGGCCTGCCCGCCACGGGGGCGGCCAAACCGGACGATGAAACGCTCACGGCCCTGAATGCGGCCATCGAAAACGCCCCGGACGGCGCATATATCTGGCGGACGGCTGGCGATGATCGGGTGCGGGATGGCCATGCCGCCTTAAATGGGACTAAAAGGAAATGGAGTGATGACCCGGATCCGGGGCAAGATTTTGGTTGTCGGTGTTGGGCGGATGATGTGGAAGAGGGATCTTGGAATGAAGAGTATCCTGATGCGATATTGCCGACCCTAGGGCCTTTTGATCTGTTGTTGGGTGGAGTATTTGTCAAGGGAGGGGTGCAGCTGAGCGCTACCACGCTCCATTTTCTCAGGCAAACCTTGAAAAGGGAAATCCGTGTTAATGCTCCACAAGGTAAAAATTTGGCCCGATTTATTGGAAAGATACCTTCTAACTCAAAGGGGTCCGTAAAAATCACAAAGCTTCCTGGTGGGAATGTAAAGTTTACTGCAGTTTCCCAAGGCAGGGTGCCGGGGTCTAAGGCTGTTTATGAGAAGGTTGTCGATCCAAGCGGAAAAACAATCCAGTACACAAAAACAACATACGTGAATGGTAACAAGATACTCCATATTAAAGACAAATTAGGCAAGGGGAAATTTCATGAATAA